From the genome of Mya arenaria isolate MELC-2E11 chromosome 5, ASM2691426v1:
GTATTAAGTAATGATAACTGAGCGTCcaattatatttcagttaaGTAACCTGTAGATAAATTTCATCAACATAAGTATAAGCAAAACATTTTGACGCGTTTTTGCACTATACTAAGAATGTTGTAGGGCATAGGGTTTTGATCctagtatatatttaaaatatgatagacGAAATAAGTCAGTGGTATATACGTGAAATCATTCTAAATCAATGGTTCAATTTGGCATTAGTAAAACATGACtaattgttttaagtaaaacttaaatttttatcaacatttgaatttgtattttttcacatgaagTTTTCTGATAGTTCTGCTGTTTTGGTAAACAATCACAGCGGGTTTTACTGGAAGGCACGCGCAATAGAAGTATTTTACATAGTTTTTCTGGGTCGGTCGAAACTGCTTGTGGTCTAATATAGGCTGTTCGGGATTAAATATTCATGCCaagttaaaacatatcaatgcTTGTCAATAGCTAACAAAGAAAGGCATTATAAACACTTAAAATCACCTTGGTGCATTCTTGCTTTCAAGTGCAGATTTGTAAGCGGTTTAGTCATGATAATTTACGCTTATTATGAGcattattgatattcaaatgtTCTTTGTGGACGGAATTTCGCAATGCACAAATAAACTGAATAATTAATtgaagctgcacactcacattTCGTTTGCAAACGATCGTCGTGTTCTGACAGAACGTCATGCAACATATCGAGTAGTTGTTCTGGGATTGAGTCCGCTGCCGATTGTACAAATATGATCTTTGTGACCGCCCATTCAGGATTGCATGGCGGAAGCACCACATTTAAGCAACCAActccttttttgttttgcaattccTCCAAAGCAGCTATGCTTGTCCCTGGTGGGATGCGACCTGaagttgtaaatgtttttaatgttaagaTATTAATTAAATGAGTCCGCAATAATTATAGAGTCTATtgattattgcaaacatttacaatataagTCCACCCTTCAACCTTGTTATGAGTATTGCTATTAGATCAATAATAATGTACAACTGTATTGCAAAACAGTACAGCACCTGTGAGCGTATGCCTCAATATCTCTTTGGTTTGTTCGTCGTTAACGTTGCCCTTCCCAGCGCAGTCAATGATGTTTGGAAGATTGCCGATGATTGCACCAATTTTTGATTGAAGGTCAGAATCGATTATATTTTCCTGGAGTATCCCACAATTGACATACCTATGAAATAGAGTATATTAAGGTAAATGAAGGacatctttgaaaatattcatggaAAAAATAGACTGGAGGAAGCCCCCGGTGGTattgaccattccaaggcggtaccccAATTTATAACATACAAGATATTCCATGTTCATGTCATTGTTATTCcgtttgttatttcatttttattttattttattgttattacattgttttgttattgatatttaattgtcattccgttgttattttattgttattccattgttatttcatttttattccgGTGCACAACAGCTCATGCTAGCCAACATATCTTTGACGTTGCATGTGTGTATGTCATATAATAGATAAAAAATTTGTAGCTACATGCGAATAAAGTTGAGAGACGCAACTCCCACAAAGTCCCGAAATTTATATCAAGaggtggagggggggggggggggggtaaaggGTATACTAAGAAGCAGATTATACGTTTTAAATAAAGGAAACAATCTCTCTATAGGtctgtttaaacatatttcaacatgTTTATTATGCGTTAAGTGTTCAATGGATGTAAGGGTTTATACAAattgtaaacatgttaaatgaaCCAAAATTTTACAAGCTATACATTAGACGTAGCCATATAGCGCAAATCGGCGAGCGAGGACATTCGATTGATAtaagaatatatgttttaacactGTTTTATCATATCTAGTGAGAACAcgatatttatgtttcattaacaTCTTAACCATTTAAATCATAGTATATCAAAACCTACACAAAAGGAAGAATAAATCTTACGCACCACTTGAAGTCAAGTGTTTTAGACTGGGTGCTACCAGAGCCAGCCTGTAAAGCTGATTCAGGTATACCAGTCAATTCATTGAAGATCGTGTTAACAATAGAGGTCTTTCCCGAACCAGATAATCCAAAGAGCAAGAGTGTTTCCGGTTTCTTTCGGGTTGCAAGGCTGCTGTACCGAACCACAGTTTCAAGCAACTGCTCATTTTCGTCATGTAAGTTGTAATCGTCGGAATCTGTCGGTCCTCTATCTAAATTAGAGTatgattgataaacaaaattagTGTTAATTGGAAGATTATAGAGATGTTATACGCAAATATTCGTGTAGTCGTGTATGCTGTATCCGCCGGATTAAGTCCATATCACATCTTTATAGCATTAATTAACAAACTCAGCTTGGATAGGAAGATAATAGGGAAGAAGCAAACCATAACTGGTATATCAACGTGTGGACCCTTTGAGCGTTCTATGCCATTTATGTATGTGAGGTTTGAACGTTTAAAGCGTCACACGTGTGCAAACGTGGTTCAATTCATCATATTTACACTCAAAGTACAACCTCCAGTCTAGAACCTCCAGTGAGCATACAGCCTACATTTACAGCTAATGAACTTGTAGATAGGCAAACATGAAGCACTAGGAAGGAATTCTAACTTTTGCGACTGTTTAAAGTTCTGCCTTCTGCCACTCATCCCATACACagtccctgcgtcagattttgcgttgacgaTGTGTCAGCCAATAAGATAGTACTTTAAGACAGTTAGATGGCCTAAAGTAATATTGTAATGATAaaaagggctcgttcgctacgctcactccgacTATTCGtaaccattaaaataaaatgttatgccATCTAACTGTTACTTGTAAACGATGTTACAAATAAAGGAAGTACAAAATCACGATGAATGCGTTTTAGTGAATGTCAGTCTGCACGTAAATTCATTGATTCTCATGTGATTTTAAGTCAAGCATGACTTTTACTGGTAGTTTAATACATGAACAGGGAAAAGAAGACCCTCGCGACAACTCTAATATTAACATGGTAAAACTTCTACTTTAAACGGATCATACTTCAACATGTTTAGACAAGTTAAGATTGCTGTTTAAAGGTAAAACGAGTAGATAGCTGCGCAAAATGAATCGTTTTACCTTTAAATTACTTGTTTAACTCACTTTACATCAATTATCGATACCAAATAGCATATGATTTGTGCACAGACGAAAATATTAGCCTTTCAACTTTCAGCTACGAGGCCGTTAAGATTAATATGTGtttcatatatgttaacatTGCAGCGtctaataatataataaataactaaCAATTTAAGAGTAAAGAACTCATTCAAACTTCTTCCAACATAGGCGTCTTcttgttattataaacatattattattattattattattattattattattattattattattattattattattatctagaTTAAAGATAAAGCTGTTGtcttataatatgtttatttgtttaatcatttatttgttcGCTAAAGATATTTTGACTTACGAACATATTTAGCATACACATTTGATCATGGGCCTGGTTTTCTTAATCGAATATGTATGTACAAGTTATACCTTTCATAGATAAACAAAAGCAATTCATACTTGATATCTttagaaaacatgtttatagagATATGGTTGTTACATTGTGATatgaataaaactatttataattatgctcagcgatacatgtatatatatatatatataagacaatgggcggattgttcagaactttgtttaagttaacaacgttgtgaACGtgatcgttgttaactttcaaatcaatattccTATGTCAGTTTCACATATACGCTTATGATCTACAGTATTCCTAGCAAGAGTAGAGaaaactgtttcagctgtgtttatttaaatacatgagtACATCTTCAACAGGTGTATTAAAAGGTAACAACTATGTCG
Proteins encoded in this window:
- the LOC128234287 gene encoding uncharacterized protein LOC128234287 — its product is MFSCGWRQTYIDRRMVIFVLCILVKMANEIDRGPTDSDDYNLHDENEQLLETVVRYSSLATRKKPETLLLFGLSGSGKTSIVNTIFNELTGIPESALQAGSGSTQSKTLDFKWYVNCGILQENIIDSDLQSKIGAIIGNLPNIIDCAGKGNVNDEQTKEILRHTLTGRIPPGTSIAALEELQNKKGVGCLNVVLPPCNPEWAVTKIIFVQSAADSIPEQLLDMLHDVLSEHDDRLQTKFKASLFTVITKHDLVKEAGRDLYGSDQDATITAEDFQDKKDKLATALGIKNNVGDNCIPWASYSDTVRMPSPKVQNSVLKLLRQIQCPKPVEHTGVPLPRITLLQSWRLNLNAFFTTSSCRTYVLIFVICTLVAAFLWLIAKVHESPNTSSIVNHATGEQINSTGTQ